The following coding sequences lie in one Spinacia oleracea cultivar Varoflay chromosome 1, BTI_SOV_V1, whole genome shotgun sequence genomic window:
- the LOC110775653 gene encoding protein LNK3 isoform X2, producing MTEWYYGHDGHLVFQKEQEYFSTLPSSDSWMQWESSEIGGNSGWENSFDSGNVANEKQQQQTLFTSRGGNKQVDGELSYESNDFRGSSEDSHSLRRNSAASVRPDYYYNNLAETDSADDIFLSSLLEDDVLPTQSLYIGVPSNSHSTNNMMDFQSNSCDTDGVGSLKCFKNANNGYAHLSKRTSRNNSDQTCPSVKETMGVVPCDYEAPMRTSEDDDMSSTEESVLMGLEAVLNQLSETTRLCLRDSMYRLAEHSEQETSKNSLAEGLSLDEPSLPETSGVCSRSRMMDTSESETNAIDRAVAYMMFNKVDANEQEYVPADLSPEYVQDGRDFSSTRNMEAPDLFCQQTQVHQSYQSDFCAAENRY from the exons ATGACAGAATGGTATTATGGACATGATGGTCATCTTGTATTTCAAAAAGAACAAGAGTACTTTAGTACTCTTCCATCATCAGATAGTTGGATGCAATGGGAATCAAGTGAAATAGGAGGGAACAGTGGATGGGAAAACAGCTTTGATTCAGGTAACGTTGCAAacgaaaaacaacaacaacaaacattGTTTACTAGTAGAGGTGGCAACAAACAAGTAGATGGAGAGCTTTCTTATGAATCAAACGATTTTCGAGGATCTTCTGAGGATTCTCATTCTCTCCGTAGGAACTCTGCTGCTTCAGTTCGTCCAGATTACTACTACAATAATCTTGCAGAGACCGACTCAGCGGATGACATATTCTT GAGTTCCTTGCTTGAAGATGATGTCCTCCCAACACAATCTCTCTACATTGGAGTGCCATCTAATAGTCATTCCACCAACAACATGATGGATTTTCAGAGTAATTCTTGTGATACAGATGGAGTGGGAAGCTTAAAGTGCTTCAAAAATGCCAATAACGGATATGCCCATTTATCCAAACGTACTTCTCGAAACAACTCAGATCAGACTTGTCCTTCAGTTAAG GAAACAATGGGTGTTGTTCCTTGTGACTATGAGGCGCCAATGAGAACATCAGAAGATGATGATATGTCATCAACTGAAGAATCGGTGTTGATGGGGCTTGAGGCTGTCCTAAACCAG TTGAGTGAGACAACTCGACTTTGCCTTCGAGATTCCATGTACCGACTTGCTGAGCACTCAGAGCAGGAGACATCAAAAAATTCTCTTGCTGAAGGCCTTTCTTTAGACGAGCCTTCGTTGCCTGAGACTAGTGGTGTGTGCTCAAG ATCAAGAATGATGGATACATCTGAGTCAGAAACCAACGCAATCGACAGAGCAGTAGCATACATGATGTTTAACAAGGTGGATGCAAATGAACAAGAATATGTTCCTGCAGACTTATCGCCAGAATATGTTCAAGATGGAAGAGACTTTTCATCAACAAGAAACATGGAAGCTCCAGATCTATTTTGTCAACAAACACAAGTTCATCAATCCTATCAGTCGGATTTCTGTGCTGCTGAAAATAGATACTGA
- the LOC110775653 gene encoding protein LNK4 isoform X3, whose product MTEWYYGHDGHLVFQKEQEYFSTLPSSDSWMQWESSEIGGNSGWENSFDSGNVANEKQQQQTLFTSRGGNKQVDGELSYESNDFRGSSEDSHSLRRNSAASVRPDYYYNNLAETDSADDIFLSSLLEDDVLPTQSLYIGVPSNSHSTNNMMDFQSNSCDTDGVGSLKCFKNANNGYAHLSKRTSRNNSDQTCPSVKVQETMGVVPCDYEAPMRTSEDDDMSSTEESVLMGLEAVLNQLSETTRLCLRDSMYRLAEHSEQETSKNSLAEGLSLDEPSLPETSGVCSSQFLISKIKNDGYI is encoded by the exons ATGACAGAATGGTATTATGGACATGATGGTCATCTTGTATTTCAAAAAGAACAAGAGTACTTTAGTACTCTTCCATCATCAGATAGTTGGATGCAATGGGAATCAAGTGAAATAGGAGGGAACAGTGGATGGGAAAACAGCTTTGATTCAGGTAACGTTGCAAacgaaaaacaacaacaacaaacattGTTTACTAGTAGAGGTGGCAACAAACAAGTAGATGGAGAGCTTTCTTATGAATCAAACGATTTTCGAGGATCTTCTGAGGATTCTCATTCTCTCCGTAGGAACTCTGCTGCTTCAGTTCGTCCAGATTACTACTACAATAATCTTGCAGAGACCGACTCAGCGGATGACATATTCTT GAGTTCCTTGCTTGAAGATGATGTCCTCCCAACACAATCTCTCTACATTGGAGTGCCATCTAATAGTCATTCCACCAACAACATGATGGATTTTCAGAGTAATTCTTGTGATACAGATGGAGTGGGAAGCTTAAAGTGCTTCAAAAATGCCAATAACGGATATGCCCATTTATCCAAACGTACTTCTCGAAACAACTCAGATCAGACTTGTCCTTCAGTTAAG GTACAGGAAACAATGGGTGTTGTTCCTTGTGACTATGAGGCGCCAATGAGAACATCAGAAGATGATGATATGTCATCAACTGAAGAATCGGTGTTGATGGGGCTTGAGGCTGTCCTAAACCAG TTGAGTGAGACAACTCGACTTTGCCTTCGAGATTCCATGTACCGACTTGCTGAGCACTCAGAGCAGGAGACATCAAAAAATTCTCTTGCTGAAGGCCTTTCTTTAGACGAGCCTTCGTTGCCTGAGACTAGTGGTGTGTGCTCAAG TCAATTTTTAATTTCAAAGATCAAGAATGATGGATACATCTGA
- the LOC110775653 gene encoding protein LNK3 isoform X1: MTEWYYGHDGHLVFQKEQEYFSTLPSSDSWMQWESSEIGGNSGWENSFDSGNVANEKQQQQTLFTSRGGNKQVDGELSYESNDFRGSSEDSHSLRRNSAASVRPDYYYNNLAETDSADDIFLSSLLEDDVLPTQSLYIGVPSNSHSTNNMMDFQSNSCDTDGVGSLKCFKNANNGYAHLSKRTSRNNSDQTCPSVKVQETMGVVPCDYEAPMRTSEDDDMSSTEESVLMGLEAVLNQLSETTRLCLRDSMYRLAEHSEQETSKNSLAEGLSLDEPSLPETSGVCSRSRMMDTSESETNAIDRAVAYMMFNKVDANEQEYVPADLSPEYVQDGRDFSSTRNMEAPDLFCQQTQVHQSYQSDFCAAENRY; this comes from the exons ATGACAGAATGGTATTATGGACATGATGGTCATCTTGTATTTCAAAAAGAACAAGAGTACTTTAGTACTCTTCCATCATCAGATAGTTGGATGCAATGGGAATCAAGTGAAATAGGAGGGAACAGTGGATGGGAAAACAGCTTTGATTCAGGTAACGTTGCAAacgaaaaacaacaacaacaaacattGTTTACTAGTAGAGGTGGCAACAAACAAGTAGATGGAGAGCTTTCTTATGAATCAAACGATTTTCGAGGATCTTCTGAGGATTCTCATTCTCTCCGTAGGAACTCTGCTGCTTCAGTTCGTCCAGATTACTACTACAATAATCTTGCAGAGACCGACTCAGCGGATGACATATTCTT GAGTTCCTTGCTTGAAGATGATGTCCTCCCAACACAATCTCTCTACATTGGAGTGCCATCTAATAGTCATTCCACCAACAACATGATGGATTTTCAGAGTAATTCTTGTGATACAGATGGAGTGGGAAGCTTAAAGTGCTTCAAAAATGCCAATAACGGATATGCCCATTTATCCAAACGTACTTCTCGAAACAACTCAGATCAGACTTGTCCTTCAGTTAAG GTACAGGAAACAATGGGTGTTGTTCCTTGTGACTATGAGGCGCCAATGAGAACATCAGAAGATGATGATATGTCATCAACTGAAGAATCGGTGTTGATGGGGCTTGAGGCTGTCCTAAACCAG TTGAGTGAGACAACTCGACTTTGCCTTCGAGATTCCATGTACCGACTTGCTGAGCACTCAGAGCAGGAGACATCAAAAAATTCTCTTGCTGAAGGCCTTTCTTTAGACGAGCCTTCGTTGCCTGAGACTAGTGGTGTGTGCTCAAG ATCAAGAATGATGGATACATCTGAGTCAGAAACCAACGCAATCGACAGAGCAGTAGCATACATGATGTTTAACAAGGTGGATGCAAATGAACAAGAATATGTTCCTGCAGACTTATCGCCAGAATATGTTCAAGATGGAAGAGACTTTTCATCAACAAGAAACATGGAAGCTCCAGATCTATTTTGTCAACAAACACAAGTTCATCAATCCTATCAGTCGGATTTCTGTGCTGCTGAAAATAGATACTGA
- the LOC130465431 gene encoding uncharacterized protein, whose translation MTAMWLLLHHGSHSFDVRVTDMEKYRLLRLFLDIFEESVRQDVFLPSTFALFIESPCGRVELVYDKTMKLMWGWNWGKDTAEIWVEGTDKPGVVFRNAVATIEHHRKESERKLKERQDELLRAQRKEEEEMRKKQEREDILRELQEQMEYTIAVEVPVVDCEDLSTEYVRIISKDGADEVFPGASQPQPTQESSPSKKPTSPKPKQKAKVKPTTPKAPKVPKAKKLTPKRRPTPTQKQATPKAKKPTPTTKKPTSTPQQPTPTPEQSIPPAQQPTPTTQQPIPPPQQPNPSPQTHPTHSPPPQNTQNDQPPHSPPPQNTQNDQPPHSTPTQNQSEAVKRKGARTRPTGFRVNKVTAKKAGTWVSKGKGIGRKGTGRSKSARVFTNIEDIGSEEESEDSDWEESEPDSELEEDKLDDWVDSDVEAEVITDDVPDLLFEECLDGSSKMDKAYKNGKIWTHQPYGSIKLEPWLIFPDKSTFLDVLRSFCIQEGFGLSVERADSKRYTAVCAIETCDWRIHASKMFDSVSWAIKGISGCHKTCGRLEENPVVTSEWLCKNMMSLIEANTEIPVETLRRYAQETFQLRVKKRLLYKVRSMAVEKIHGGWAEAYELLPRYAEMIKQTNPGSYALISWGATSGDVNPKFRACFFSFAAQVKGFLRGCRPIIGIDGAHLSGFYKGILLTAVGIDGNNEIFVLAYGIVDTESCDSWTHFMRCLRQMFEQEGCNKDDWTFISDRMKGVDLAVRDTFPRATRRVCCQHLYMNCKNNGFSGSAFFKLFWIAANAHNEYVYGKALEKITAHDPNAAAYLDTCQEQWSRHMFDPAVCCDHNTTNFVESFNACTKPYRDMPVFSLLEAIRKWCMERVGARFDMAIDMEDGQLTEYAKKEVDERTGESRFCYATACGEGEFEVRDAHVNFPIRLSTRSCGCGKWQISGIPCKHALRVIYDQRLNPIDFVSPFFKSAAYKLTYADHIHPMSDPTQWPNFSLPTIQPPVIKRQAGRPAKKRKRGPNEPRKGKRNSNVKCGKCREFGHNSRTCKNGGPSTGPSTSAAAGASTSQGGSRGRKRANTAT comes from the exons ATGACTGCAATGTGGTTGTTATTGCATCATGGATCACATAGCTTTGATGTGAGAGTTACAGACATGGAAAAGTATCGTCTTTTGAGGTTATTTTTGGATATTTTTGAGGAATCTGTTAGGCAGGATGTGTTTTTACCTAGTACATTTGCCCTGTTTATTGAGTCTCCCTGTGGTAGAGTTGAGTTGGTATATGATAAGACAATGAAGCTAATGTGGGGATGGAATTGGGGTAAGGACACTGCTGAAATATGGGTTGAGGGTACAGACAAACCAGGAGTGGTGTTTAGAAATGCTGTTGCCACAATTGAGCATCATAGGAAGGAGAGTGAGAGAAAGCTCAAAGAGAGACAAGATGAACTTCTTAGGGCTCAAAGAAAGGAGGAAGAGGAAATGAGGAAAAAACAGGAGAGAGAGGACATTTTAAGGGAACTTCAAGAACAAATGGAGTACACAATAGCTGTGGAGGTGCCTGTGGTTGATTGTGAGGACTTAAGCACTGAGTATGTGAGGATTATAAGCAAGGATGGTGCTGATGAGGTGTTTCCAGGAGCCTCTCAACCACAACCCACACAAGAATCTTCACCCTCCAAAAAACCTACTTCTCCTAAACCAAAACAAAAGGCCAAAGTCAAGCCAACTACTCCAAAAGCTCCTAAGGTTCCTAAAGCCAAGAAACTGACCCCTAAGAGGAGACCCACCCCAACTCAAAAACAGGCCACACCAAAGGCAAAAAAACCCACCCCAACAACAAAAAAGCCCACCTCAACACCACAGCAACCCACCCCAACTCCAGAACAATCAATCCCACCAGCACAGCAACCCACCCCAACAACACAGCAGCCCATCCCACCACCACAGCAACCCAACCCATCACCACAAACACACCCCACCCATTCCCCACCACCACAGAACACCCAAAATGATCAACCACCCCATTCCCCACCACCACAGAACACCCAAAATGATCAGCCACCCCATTCAACACCAACACAGAATCAGTCTGAAGCTGTTAAAAGGAAGGGGGCCAGAACTAGACCTACAGGGTTCAGGGTGAACAAAGTGACTGCCAAGAAAGCTGGAACTTGGGTATCCAAAGGGAAGGGCATAGGTAGGAAGGGTACAGGGAGGTCAAAGAGTGCAAGGGTGTTCACTAATATTGAGGATATAGGTTCAGAAGAGGAGAGTGAGGATTCAGATTGGGAGGAATCTGAACCAGACTCTGAACTAGAGGAGGATAAACTTGATGATTGGGTTGACTCTGATGTGGAGGCTGAGGTGATAACAGATGATGTTCCTGACTTATTGTTTGAGGAATGTTTGGATGGTTCTAGTAAGATGGATAAGGCCTACAAGAATGGAAAGATATGGACTCATCAACCATATGGGTCCATCAAATTAGAACCTTGGTTGATCTTTCCAGACAAGTCCACTTTCCTAGatgttttgaggagtttttgcaTACAAGAGGGGTTTGGACTAAGTGTTGAGAGGGCTGACAGTAAGAGGTACACTGCAGTGTGTGCAATAGAAACTTGTGACTGGAGGATACATGCAAGTAAGATGTTTGACAGTGTCAGTTGGGCTATTAAGGGGATCAGTGGGTGCCACAAAACTTGTGGGAGATTGGAGGAGAACCCTGTGGTGACCTCTGAGTGGCTATGTAAGAACATGATGAGTCTAATTGAGGCCAACACTGAAATTCCTGTTGAGACATTGAGAAGGTATGCACAGGAGACATTTCAATTGAGGGTTAAAAAGAGATTGTTGTACAAAGTAAGGAGTATGGCAGTAGAGAAGATACATGGTGGTTGGGCTGAGGCTTATGAGTTGCTTCCTAGGTATGCTGAGATGATTAAACAGACAAACCCAGGAAGTTATGCACTGATTTCATGGGGTGCTACAAGTGGGGATGTGAACCCCAAGTTCAGAGCTTGTTTCTTCTCCTTTGCTGCTCAAGTCAAGGGGTTTTTGAGGGGGTGCAGGCCTATAATTGGAATAGATGGGGCTCATCTAAGTGGGTTTTACAAGGGAATCCTACTCACAGCTGTTGGCATTGATGGGAACAATGAAATATTTGTTCTGGCTTATGGGATAGTGGACACTGAGAGCTGTGATAGTTGGACACATTTCATGAGATGCTTGAGGCAGATGTTTGAGCAAGAGGGTTGCAACAAAGATGATTGGACCTTCATCAGTGACAGGATGAAG GGAGTTGACTTGGCAGTGAGAGATACTTTTCCTAGAGCTACTAGGAGAGTTTGCTGCCAACACTTGTACATGAATTGCAAAAACAATGGATTTAGTGGATCTGCTTTCTTCAAACTGTTTTGGATAGCTGCAAATGCACACAATGAGTATGTGTATGGTAAAGCATTAGAGAAGATCACTGCTCATGATCCAAATGCTGCTGCATACTTGGACACATGCCAGGAGCAGTGGTCCAGGCATATGTTTGACCCTGCTGtttgttgtgatcacaacacaacaaactttgtggagtcattcaatgcatgcacaaaaccatacagagacaTGCCTGTATTCTCATTGTTGGAAG CAATAAGAAAGTGGTGTATGGAGAGGGTTGGGGCAAGATTTGACATGGCAATTGATATGGAGGATGGTCAGTTGACTGAGTATGCCAAGAAAGAGGTGGATGAAAGAACAGGAGAGTCTAGGTTCTGCTATGCTACAGCCTGTGGTGAGGGGGAATTTGAGGTCAGAGATGCACATGTGAACTTCCCCATCAGGTTATCAACTAGAAGCTGTGGGTGTGGGAAGTGGCAAATTTCTGGAATCCCCTGCAAGCATGCACTCAGGGTGATTTATGACCAAAGGCTGAACCCCATTGATTTTGTCTCCCCATTCTTCAAGTCTGCTGCATACAAGCTTACATATGCAGACCACATTCACCCCATGTCAGACCCAACACAGTGGCCTAACTTTTCTCTCCCTACCATTCAGCCTCCAGTCATCAAAAGACAAGCTGGCAGACCtgctaagaagagaaagagaggaccAAATGAACCCAGGAAGGGGAAGAGAAACAGCAATGTGAAATGTGGAAAGTGCAGGGAGTTTGGTCATAACTCAAGGACATGTAAGAATGGAGGACCAAGCACTGGACCAAGCACTTCAGCAGCAGCAGGAGCAAGTACATCACAAGGGGGTTCAAGGGGGAGGAAAAGAGCAAACACAGCAACTTAA